In a genomic window of Afipia carboxidovorans OM5:
- a CDS encoding DUF2189 domain-containing protein: MVVIPAVVPPLPHENRWTRNLPAATAFKWLAQGWQDFRTVPGPSIAYGMLIFLLSAAIIDGLFLFGRDYILFPALAGFMVTGPLLAIGTYAKSRQIARGEPVSLMRMIFVRPAAGAQLLFTGVLLCLLMLIWMRAAVIVYALFFGLLPFPGLDHVAAMLFTTPVGWAMLIVGSAVGALFASFSFAISAFSIPMQLEQRVDALTAMGTSFALVGKNLPVMLTWGMIVLGLFLLSLVTGLLGLIVVFPVLGHGTWHAYETMKAAPSAEKAS, encoded by the coding sequence ATGGTCGTCATTCCGGCGGTTGTTCCGCCACTGCCACACGAAAACCGCTGGACCCGCAACCTGCCGGCCGCGACCGCCTTCAAATGGCTCGCGCAGGGCTGGCAGGATTTCCGCACCGTTCCCGGCCCGAGCATCGCCTACGGCATGCTGATCTTCCTGCTGTCGGCCGCGATCATCGACGGACTGTTCCTGTTCGGGCGCGACTATATCCTGTTTCCCGCGCTTGCCGGGTTCATGGTGACGGGTCCGCTGCTGGCGATCGGGACCTACGCCAAGAGCCGGCAGATCGCGCGCGGCGAGCCTGTCAGCCTGATGCGGATGATTTTCGTCCGCCCGGCGGCGGGGGCTCAACTTCTGTTCACCGGCGTTCTGCTGTGCCTGTTGATGCTGATCTGGATGCGCGCCGCTGTCATCGTCTACGCGCTGTTCTTCGGGCTTCTGCCGTTCCCTGGCCTCGACCATGTCGCCGCGATGCTGTTCACCACGCCCGTCGGCTGGGCGATGCTGATCGTCGGCAGCGCGGTCGGCGCGCTGTTCGCCTCCTTCTCCTTCGCCATCAGCGCATTCTCGATTCCGATGCAGCTCGAACAGCGCGTCGATGCGCTGACCGCGATGGGCACGAGCTTCGCGCTGGTCGGCAAGAATCTGCCGGTGATGCTGACCTGGGGCATGATCGTGCTGGGATTATTCCTGTTGTCCCTTGTGACCGGCCTGCTCGGTTTGATCGTGGTGTTTCCGGTGCTCGGGCATGGCACCTGGCACGCCTATGAAACAATGAAGGCCGCGCCTTCCGCCGAGAAGGCGAGCTGA
- a CDS encoding c-type cytochrome gives MVAFIRSLSNPGDKTIAADKIAAGKEAFAANCAACHGENAKGSHDAGAPDLTDAFWIYGGDAQSITDTIWGGRQGHMPTWEGRLSDVDRKILALYITDLRGAKQ, from the coding sequence GTGGTTGCATTCATCCGCAGCCTGTCCAACCCCGGCGACAAAACCATTGCCGCCGACAAGATCGCAGCCGGCAAGGAGGCCTTCGCCGCCAATTGCGCCGCCTGTCACGGCGAGAATGCCAAAGGCAGCCATGATGCCGGCGCGCCCGATCTGACCGACGCTTTCTGGATTTACGGCGGCGATGCCCAGTCGATCACCGACACCATCTGGGGCGGACGGCAGGGTCACATGCCGACCTGGGAAGGCCGCCTGTCCGATGTCGACCGGAAGATCCTCGCGCTTTACATCACCGACCTGCGGGGTGCGAAACAATGA
- a CDS encoding IS3 family transposase (programmed frameshift): MARKRHTAEEIVAKLRQVDVLMAQGRQVADAVRAIGVTEVTYYRWRNEYGGLKGDQVKRLKELETENTRLRRAVSDLTLDKLILAEAAKGKLLSPSRRRACVDHVITELCISERRACRALGQHRSTQRKIPTTPDDEVALTADIIELARQYGRYGYRRITALLRRAGWTVNKKRVERIWRCEGLKVPAKQPKRGRLWLNDGSCIRLRPERPNHVWSYDFVADRTHDGKAFRMLCIIDEFSRESLAIRVARKLKATDVIEALCELFVSRGIPAHIRSDNGPEFVAQALRDWIVAVGAKTAYIEPGSPWENGYCESFNGKLRDELLNGEIFYTLKEAQIVIENWRRHYNTVRPHSSLGYQPPAPEALVWPAPKEIGKMQSLN, translated from the exons ATGGCAAGGAAGAGGCATACGGCTGAAGAGATTGTTGCGAAGCTGCGGCAGGTTGATGTGCTGATGGCACAGGGCCGGCAGGTAGCAGACGCAGTCCGAGCGATAGGCGTGACGGAAGTCACGTACTATCGATGGCGGAATGAGTATGGCGGCCTGAAGGGCGACCAGGTGAAGCGACTGAAGGAGTTGGAGACCGAGAACACCCGGCTCCGGCGAGCGGTGTCGGATCTGACGCTGGACAAGCTGATCCTGGCGGAGGCCGCAA AAGGGAAACTTCTAAGCCCCTCCCGACGCCGTGCGTGCGTGGATCATGTGATAACCGAGCTTTGCATATCTGAGAGACGGGCGTGCCGGGCATTAGGTCAGCATCGATCGACGCAGCGCAAGATTCCAACGACACCCGATGACGAGGTAGCATTGACTGCCGACATCATCGAGCTTGCCCGCCAATATGGCCGCTACGGGTATCGCCGGATTACGGCGTTGCTCCGCAGAGCCGGCTGGACGGTGAACAAGAAGCGTGTCGAGCGGATCTGGCGATGTGAGGGGCTGAAGGTCCCTGCTAAACAGCCTAAACGCGGGCGTCTGTGGCTCAACGACGGCTCGTGCATCCGCCTGCGGCCGGAGCGCCCCAACCATGTCTGGTCCTATGACTTCGTCGCTGACCGCACCCACGATGGCAAGGCGTTCCGGATGTTGTGCATCATCGACGAGTTCAGTCGTGAGAGCCTGGCCATCCGTGTCGCACGGAAGCTCAAAGCGACGGATGTCATCGAGGCGCTATGCGAGCTGTTCGTCTCGCGGGGCATTCCTGCGCACATACGGTCGGACAATGGGCCCGAGTTTGTCGCCCAGGCTCTGCGCGATTGGATCGTCGCCGTCGGCGCCAAGACGGCCTACATCGAACCCGGAAGTCCGTGGGAGAACGGCTACTGCGAAAGCTTCAACGGCAAACTGCGCGATGAACTACTCAACGGCGAGATCTTCTACACATTGAAGGAGGCGCAGATCGTGATCGAAAACTGGCGCCGTCACTACAACACGGTCCGTCCACACTCATCGCTGGGATATCAACCACCCGCACCCGAGGCTCTCGTCTGGCCAGCACCAAAGGAGATAGGCAAAATGCAATCCCTAAACTAA
- a CDS encoding DUF736 domain-containing protein: protein MPAIGFVNKLDDGSYRGTLRTLSISAALKIIPNKEKKPGSDQPDYRVYGNDAEIGGGWDRKNKDNGADFVALSFAAPEFGARRLYANLGRMAGSDRDDEFAVIWNPAE from the coding sequence ATGCCAGCCATCGGTTTCGTCAACAAGCTCGATGATGGTTCCTATCGCGGTACATTGCGGACGCTATCGATTTCAGCGGCGCTCAAGATCATTCCGAACAAGGAGAAGAAGCCGGGCAGCGACCAGCCGGACTATCGCGTCTACGGTAACGACGCCGAGATCGGCGGCGGCTGGGATCGCAAGAACAAGGACAATGGTGCAGACTTCGTTGCCCTGTCCTTTGCTGCCCCGGAATTCGGCGCCCGCAGGCTGTATGCAAATCTCGGCAGGATGGCCGGATCGGACCGGGATGACGAATTTGCGGTGATCTGGAATCCGGCGGAGTAA
- a CDS encoding DUF3991 and toprim domain-containing protein: protein MDQKDIDALRGKVPCASLLEKAGWKVDLKESTRDAVKYRRGEGQIVIVIHKGRGWFDPMSEAKGDVFKLAEHLGAKNFPEALEQVAELDGFVPTQPAWNRPARAKPALPLANRWNARLKPRPGSPAWRYLSESRSIPDHLIQEALEQDRLREGPHGSMWASHTNDAGSVVGWEERGPEWRGFATGGSKVLFRLGTPQALRSCVTEAAIDAMSLAAIEGLRHDSLYLSTGGGWSPATEAAIRILGARPKALLVAATDSNRQGDVFGDRIRAIAEEVGSGFERLRSARDDWNEDLQAVLRQRR from the coding sequence ATGGACCAGAAAGACATCGATGCGTTGCGAGGGAAGGTGCCCTGTGCGTCTCTCCTGGAAAAAGCAGGCTGGAAAGTCGACCTGAAGGAGAGCACTCGCGACGCGGTCAAATACCGCCGCGGCGAGGGTCAGATCGTCATCGTCATCCACAAAGGGCGCGGTTGGTTCGACCCGATGTCCGAGGCCAAGGGCGACGTTTTCAAGCTCGCCGAACACCTTGGCGCGAAGAACTTTCCTGAGGCCCTGGAGCAGGTCGCGGAGCTCGACGGGTTCGTGCCAACCCAGCCGGCCTGGAACCGTCCGGCACGGGCTAAGCCCGCACTGCCGCTTGCGAACCGTTGGAATGCTCGCCTCAAACCGCGGCCAGGCTCGCCGGCCTGGCGCTACCTCTCGGAGTCGCGCTCCATTCCCGACCACCTGATTCAGGAAGCTCTCGAACAGGACCGGCTTCGCGAAGGTCCCCACGGAAGCATGTGGGCCTCGCACACCAATGATGCCGGGAGCGTGGTCGGCTGGGAGGAGCGCGGCCCGGAGTGGCGCGGGTTTGCAACCGGTGGATCGAAAGTGCTCTTCCGTCTCGGCACCCCACAGGCATTACGTTCCTGCGTTACCGAAGCGGCAATCGACGCGATGAGTCTCGCTGCTATTGAGGGGCTACGCCACGATTCCCTCTATCTCAGCACTGGCGGCGGCTGGTCGCCCGCGACCGAGGCGGCAATTCGAATCCTCGGCGCGCGCCCGAAAGCGCTGCTTGTCGCCGCGACCGACAGCAACCGGCAGGGCGACGTGTTCGGTGATCGCATTCGTGCGATCGCTGAAGAGGTCGGCTCGGGCTTTGAGCGCCTGCGGTCCGCGCGCGACGACTGGAACGAAGATCTGCAGGCCGTGCTGCGACAACGCCGGTAA